One Aciduliprofundum boonei T469 genomic region harbors:
- a CDS encoding cell division protein FtsZ, with amino-acid sequence MRDIDEVRKNIEELLIEEFSIRPDVRLFAFGGGAGRIASFIANKKIEGLRVIAINTDEKGLESIDADKKMHMGKDVLGEHRDTNGERKVAEYIMSRNKAWILEEANNADVIVLLAALGGGTGTGGILETAKIINERFDKPIVAIMILPFSIEGKRREIAIETVNKVKALVTKSIVLDSDILLQKPSVKISEAYKIMYDEISNFVERITNVTRREIEKKFREMYLREVDTIVEEVYANMLIAA; translated from the coding sequence ATGCGCGATATTGATGAAGTTAGAAAGAATATAGAAGAGCTGTTAATCGAAGAATTTAGCATAAGACCGGATGTTCGACTGTTTGCCTTCGGTGGAGGTGCTGGGAGAATAGCATCTTTCATAGCCAATAAAAAAATTGAAGGACTCAGGGTCATAGCTATAAACACAGATGAGAAAGGATTAGAAAGCATAGATGCGGATAAAAAGATGCACATGGGTAAGGATGTTCTTGGCGAGCATAGGGATACCAATGGGGAAAGGAAAGTGGCAGAATACATAATGAGCAGAAACAAGGCATGGATATTGGAGGAAGCAAATAATGCTGATGTGATTGTACTTCTTGCTGCTCTTGGAGGTGGTACTGGTACAGGTGGAATTTTAGAAACGGCAAAGATAATTAACGAGAGATTTGACAAGCCAATCGTAGCAATAATGATACTTCCATTTAGCATTGAGGGAAAGAGAAGAGAAATTGCAATAGAGACCGTGAATAAAGTAAAAGCCCTTGTGACAAAATCAATAGTGCTTGATAGTGATATACTCCTGCAGAAACCAAGTGTAAAAATATCTGAAGCATATAAAATAATGTACGATGAGATTTCAAATTTTGTGGAAAGAATAACTAATGTAACGAGAAGAGAGATAGAGAAAAAATTCAGGGAGATGTATCTAAGAGAGGTAGATACTATAGTAGAGGAAGTTTATGCAAACATGCTCATTGCTGCCTAA
- a CDS encoding mechanosensitive ion channel family protein yields the protein MGFDIGAPLPYIGFSVIQIIWFAVIIVVGFVLVKYLIVPLMRKSMKKTKLPEILIEFMVRVTAIFLYILVFLLSLTALGYDMSAIVIGLSAILGLMLGFGLQDTITNMASGFWIALTRPFDKGEVVSAQGLTGKIVGIGIMSTKMLTPDNVVITIPNKIIWGSPMINYTRMNIRRVDVNVGVAYGTNLDKAVKIAMDMMKKHELVLDDPEPSVAITELADSSINLQLRAWTKTDDYWTVKGDLTKQIYETYGKKKIEIPFPQMDVHLKKE from the coding sequence ATGGGATTTGATATAGGTGCACCATTGCCGTATATAGGATTCTCTGTGATACAGATAATCTGGTTCGCAGTAATTATAGTGGTGGGTTTTGTACTAGTAAAATACCTCATAGTTCCATTGATGAGAAAGAGTATGAAGAAGACAAAATTACCTGAGATACTCATTGAATTTATGGTAAGAGTAACTGCCATATTTTTATACATTTTGGTGTTCTTACTCTCCCTCACAGCGCTTGGCTATGACATGAGTGCCATAGTAATAGGACTTTCAGCAATCTTGGGTTTGATGTTAGGCTTTGGCTTGCAGGATACAATAACAAATATGGCCAGCGGTTTCTGGATTGCCCTTACTAGGCCCTTTGATAAAGGGGAAGTTGTTAGTGCTCAGGGATTAACAGGAAAAATAGTGGGAATAGGAATAATGTCTACAAAGATGCTCACACCTGATAATGTCGTGATTACTATACCAAACAAAATAATATGGGGCAGCCCAATGATAAACTATACACGGATGAACATAAGACGGGTGGATGTAAATGTTGGAGTGGCATATGGCACGAATTTAGATAAAGCAGTGAAAATAGCAATGGATATGATGAAGAAGCATGAGTTAGTACTGGATGATCCAGAGCCATCTGTGGCAATAACCGAGCTTGCAGATTCATCCATAAATCTACAACTGCGTGCATGGACCAAAACAGATGATTACTGGACTGTGAAAGGAGATCTTACAAAGCAAATATACGAAACTTACGGAAAGAAGAAAATTGAGATACCGTTCCCCCAGATGGATGTGCATTTGAAAAAAGAATAA
- a CDS encoding SCP2 sterol-binding domain-containing protein, producing the protein MKEILQELVDKFNAKDDPRKEKIKDLRRTIVIRFTDDGTYNFKLEDAKLSDVEEGEIQADILVETTTQIFKDILDKKEDALTAYLTKKIKIKAKLMDKLLLSDLLK; encoded by the coding sequence ATGAAGGAGATATTGCAAGAATTGGTAGATAAGTTCAACGCAAAGGATGATCCAAGAAAGGAGAAAATAAAAGATTTGAGGAGAACCATAGTTATTAGATTCACGGATGATGGCACTTACAACTTCAAGCTCGAAGATGCAAAGTTATCTGATGTGGAAGAAGGTGAGATTCAAGCAGATATACTGGTAGAGACCACAACTCAGATATTTAAAGACATACTGGATAAGAAAGAAGATGCTCTTACGGCATATCTAACGAAGAAGATAAAAATAAAGGCAAAATTGATGGATAAACTACTGCTGTCGGATTTATTAAAGTAA
- a CDS encoding ribbon-helix-helix domain-containing protein: MKCLVRRSRKERRIFNIPKVYFREEKFHQTVEKLKGNNVVEGFSRIPLKIWQIFHFKNANCKENVFYTAKIELRSHRQFYIEVLKREKAVIKMAGSMPEIRVKVSSELKEDIESIARMRGKNLSSIVREALKLYVREKYYRKTNEILNIEDRVGMAVATELYPELEEIKNRLDMIADAVQTQSSQVEESPAKEDKEEKIDFPKVPGLHYKVDGNNVIYEDGSIYNLYLGAWLVTKEEVAKWKRKMEREKNLLW; encoded by the coding sequence ATGAAGTGCCTTGTAAGGAGAAGCAGAAAAGAACGAAGAATTTTCAACATCCCAAAAGTGTATTTCAGGGAGGAGAAATTCCACCAAACAGTGGAGAAATTGAAAGGAAATAATGTTGTAGAAGGGTTTTCCAGAATTCCACTAAAAATTTGGCAAATTTTCCACTTCAAAAATGCAAATTGCAAAGAGAATGTGTTCTATACAGCAAAAATTGAACTCCGCTCCCATAGACAATTTTATATAGAGGTTCTAAAGAGAGAAAAAGCGGTGATAAAAATGGCGGGAAGTATGCCAGAGATACGGGTAAAGGTAAGCAGTGAGTTGAAGGAAGATATAGAGTCCATAGCAAGAATGAGAGGCAAGAATTTATCCTCTATCGTGAGAGAAGCTCTGAAGCTCTATGTCCGAGAGAAGTACTACAGGAAAACGAATGAGATTCTCAACATAGAGGACAGAGTTGGGATGGCAGTGGCAACGGAGCTTTATCCAGAGTTGGAGGAGATAAAGAACAGGCTGGACATGATTGCAGATGCTGTCCAGACACAGAGCTCACAGGTTGAAGAATCTCCAGCTAAAGAAGATAAGGAGGAGAAGATAGATTTTCCAAAGGTACCGGGACTGCACTACAAGGTGGATGGAAACAATGTGATTTACGAGGATGGTTCTATCTACAATCTGTATTTGGGTGCTTGGCTGGTGACGAAGGAAGAAGTTGCGAAGTGGAAAAGGAAGATGGAGAGGGAAAAGAACCTGCTATGGTGA
- a CDS encoding AAA family ATPase: protein MGSRIVVNRSEAEEIKSMGGWILLFGRRKVGKTFLIKNFLNYDIYFFIRRDGRIRMENGNEKIDTGGMIEKVKRGLVDGKTVVIDEFQRLPEEVWDDIASVHPSGRLILSGSSMSVVSKLLSKNSPFLGIIYPYRLGLIRAKDILNSLLSYLSPEKAIEVAPYLRDPWTIPLFTSPEKFFPSLLNILPYAIPALIGEIFTEEERELTKTYYSIISLIGEGYLDYREIASILYSRKIIKSPASSSVLPYIKNLRDMGILREIKRYGKKRYVYEIDSEPAKMFYYLDSRYDLSREITYDEVKPTLEKLHNLAIERFVADLFAELYGGRVEYLKEANREIDMLITKRNKPIIVGEVKWGKATKKDIESFEKKTENFYCRKIFFTRRKIKGMRNVEILTPEDLLQIGIKRRT from the coding sequence ATGGGTTCAAGAATAGTGGTTAACAGAAGTGAGGCGGAGGAGATAAAAAGCATGGGTGGCTGGATTCTGCTCTTTGGCAGGAGGAAAGTTGGAAAAACATTTCTCATAAAGAATTTTCTAAATTATGACATTTATTTTTTCATTCGGAGAGATGGCAGGATTAGAATGGAAAATGGGAATGAAAAAATAGATACGGGGGGCATGATTGAAAAGGTTAAGAGGGGCCTTGTGGATGGAAAAACTGTGGTAATTGACGAGTTTCAGAGATTGCCCGAGGAAGTATGGGACGATATTGCAAGTGTGCATCCTTCTGGCAGGCTTATACTCTCCGGCTCAAGCATGAGCGTTGTATCAAAGCTTCTATCCAAGAACTCACCATTTTTGGGAATAATATATCCCTATCGCCTTGGATTAATAAGAGCAAAAGATATTCTTAATTCTCTTCTTTCTTATCTCTCTCCAGAGAAGGCTATTGAAGTTGCCCCCTATCTCCGTGATCCCTGGACAATTCCTCTTTTTACCTCACCTGAAAAATTCTTTCCCTCGCTACTTAACATTCTGCCGTACGCAATTCCAGCACTCATAGGAGAAATATTCACTGAGGAGGAGAGAGAGTTAACGAAGACATATTACTCTATAATTTCTCTGATAGGAGAAGGTTATTTAGATTATCGTGAAATTGCTTCCATATTATATTCACGAAAAATAATCAAATCCCCGGCGAGCTCTTCAGTACTTCCCTACATAAAGAACCTCAGAGATATGGGAATCTTGAGGGAGATAAAAAGGTACGGAAAGAAGAGGTATGTTTACGAGATAGATTCAGAACCAGCCAAGATGTTTTACTACTTAGATTCTAGATACGACTTATCCCGTGAAATCACTTACGATGAAGTAAAACCAACACTGGAGAAGCTTCACAACCTAGCTATAGAGAGATTCGTTGCAGATCTTTTTGCAGAGCTCTACGGAGGTAGAGTTGAATACCTCAAGGAAGCAAACAGGGAAATAGATATGCTGATAACTAAAAGGAACAAGCCCATAATAGTTGGAGAGGTTAAGTGGGGAAAAGCAACAAAAAAGGACATAGAAAGCTTTGAGAAGAAAACCGAGAATTTTTACTGCAGAAAGATATTCTTTACTCGCAGAAAAATTAAGGGTATGAGAAATGTTGAAATTCTTACTCCAGAAGATCTATTGCAGATTGGAATAAAAAGGAGAACGTAA
- a CDS encoding type I restriction enzyme endonuclease domain-containing protein gives MADWNKKENVRERIRVIVKEVLLEKSNMKIDYRKINAIANEVLAEAERLYAVA, from the coding sequence ATTGCAGATTGGAATAAAAAGGAGAACGTAAGAGAGAGAATAAGAGTAATAGTAAAAGAAGTGCTTTTAGAAAAATCAAATATGAAAATAGATTATAGAAAGATAAATGCAATTGCTAATGAAGTTCTTGCAGAAGCAGAAAGACTATATGCTGTTGCATAG
- the cobO gene encoding cob(I)yrinic acid a,c-diamide adenosyltransferase, which translates to MGYIHVYTGNGKGKTTAAFGLAMRAAGRGKKVIIIQFMKPDKGYGEQVSARKLGIEVYPFGTNRFVSKKNPKKEDIERANKALEFAKEKLKEMYDMMVLDEINVALDFNLIKLEDVLSLMDSIPEKTELILTGRYAKNEIIERAHLVTEMKEIKHYYQIGIMAREGIEY; encoded by the coding sequence ATGGGCTACATCCATGTTTATACTGGCAATGGAAAGGGGAAAACCACTGCAGCATTTGGCCTTGCAATGCGTGCAGCAGGCAGAGGAAAAAAGGTGATTATAATTCAATTTATGAAGCCAGATAAAGGGTATGGCGAGCAGGTCTCTGCTAGAAAATTAGGTATTGAAGTGTATCCCTTTGGCACAAATAGATTTGTAAGCAAGAAAAATCCTAAAAAGGAAGATATCGAGAGAGCAAACAAAGCTCTGGAATTCGCCAAAGAAAAACTAAAAGAAATGTATGATATGATGGTACTTGATGAAATAAATGTGGCTTTAGATTTCAATTTGATAAAGTTAGAAGATGTTCTCTCCCTGATGGATTCAATTCCAGAAAAAACCGAGTTGATACTTACGGGAAGATATGCAAAAAATGAAATAATAGAAAGAGCTCATCTTGTGACAGAGATGAAAGAGATAAAGCATTATTACCAGATAGGTATTATGGCAAGGGAAGGAATAGAATACTGA
- the moaA gene encoding GTP 3',8-cyclase MoaA, whose protein sequence is MVKDKFGRPVKSIRVSVTERCNLNCFYCHREGEWHRHHSEMTPDEIERILKIARELDIRKVKFTGGEPLCRNDIVEIVLKSAPLMDRDVSLTTNGTLLSKYAYELKEVGLDRVNVSLDTLDPEKYRRITRKDMLNDAIDGIYAAVDAGLNPVKLNMVLLRGINEDEIEDMIRFAADTGAILQIIELEAPVEKEQTGFFKKYHVNPKFIEEHLEKIAEQVKYNELHRRRRFVFNFEGKKAEVEIVRPMHNSEFCMYCTRIRLTSDGKLKPCLLRDDNLVDILTPLRSGATEKELKDLFIEAIMRREPYWK, encoded by the coding sequence ATCGTGAAGGATAAGTTTGGAAGGCCTGTGAAGAGCATTCGTGTTTCTGTTACAGAAAGATGCAATCTCAACTGCTTTTACTGCCACAGAGAGGGAGAGTGGCATAGGCATCATAGTGAGATGACCCCTGATGAAATTGAGAGAATTTTGAAAATTGCGAGAGAGCTAGATATAAGGAAAGTAAAATTCACGGGAGGAGAACCTTTGTGTAGGAATGATATAGTGGAAATAGTGCTTAAGAGTGCACCTTTGATGGATAGGGATGTTTCTCTTACAACGAATGGAACTTTGCTTTCCAAATATGCTTATGAGTTGAAAGAAGTGGGATTGGATAGAGTTAATGTGAGTTTAGATACTCTTGATCCTGAGAAATATAGGAGAATAACGAGAAAGGATATGCTGAATGATGCAATTGACGGAATTTATGCTGCAGTAGATGCTGGATTAAATCCAGTAAAACTCAATATGGTGCTCCTAAGGGGAATAAATGAGGATGAAATTGAGGATATGATTCGCTTTGCAGCTGATACTGGGGCAATTCTACAGATAATTGAGCTTGAGGCGCCTGTAGAAAAAGAGCAAACTGGATTTTTCAAAAAATATCATGTAAATCCAAAGTTTATAGAAGAGCACTTGGAAAAAATTGCAGAGCAAGTAAAGTACAATGAGCTGCACAGGAGAAGGCGGTTTGTATTCAATTTCGAGGGGAAGAAAGCTGAAGTTGAGATTGTTAGACCTATGCATAACAGTGAATTTTGTATGTACTGCACAAGAATTCGTCTTACTAGTGATGGTAAGTTAAAACCCTGTTTGCTTCGGGATGATAATTTAGTTGATATTCTTACTCCTCTCCGTAGTGGAGCTACGGAGAAAGAGCTAAAGGATTTGTTTATAGAAGCCATTATGCGGCGCGAGCCCTATTGGAAGTGA
- a CDS encoding phosphoadenosine phosphosulfate reductase family protein, with translation MGKPVYLGKIKFYWCDKCNVPILTKHCSKCGKEGRKVSITPPGEVRIGFEGDLEILNDALKRAFGCKLENFFVLFNRVPHYDRMDEIIIDGKVIGNLRYDIEEKKFKIALRMDGAYLLNSCMSKGWIEIDDGAIEPILSGKNLMAPGVKDCAEGIKNGDEVIIRDSAGRALAVGIARMDSEDMCKSTHGMAVKIRHSGYGNWEKRKQAELDDVIEANIQHLENIENRAVKFIRETKMRYDLPLAVSFSGGKDSLAVLLLALKSGMDFHTFFLNTGIELPETVEYVNEIEKKYGIKMDRIDAGNAFWGSLEHFGPPGRDYRWCCKVTKLGPTTKYILENYPSGLLTLIGQRRYESMERMRKGNIWRNEWVPNQLSASPIQNWSSLEVWLYILWKRAPINVWYKRGLTRIGCYLCPSSDLADFEIVGKYFDGIDGWFSYLKDYAKENGISEKWVQSSWRWKNPPRWAGGIKVERDKLHVEFVGDEWKEVRFDREIDEERMLNILYALPEGSFRYDKKLEVSGNFVKEAKSLIIRSQECIGCGICLGRCPVGALYLENGKIAIKEEKCIHCLDCLGKCPAEEF, from the coding sequence ATGGGAAAACCTGTTTATCTTGGAAAAATCAAGTTTTACTGGTGTGATAAATGTAATGTTCCAATTCTTACAAAGCATTGCAGCAAATGTGGGAAAGAGGGTAGGAAAGTTTCTATAACTCCACCAGGGGAGGTTAGAATTGGATTTGAGGGAGATTTGGAGATTTTAAATGATGCATTAAAAAGGGCATTTGGTTGCAAACTTGAAAATTTTTTTGTGCTCTTCAATAGAGTTCCACATTACGACAGAATGGATGAAATTATAATTGATGGAAAGGTAATAGGAAACTTGAGATATGATATAGAGGAAAAAAAATTTAAAATTGCACTTAGAATGGATGGGGCTTATCTATTGAACAGTTGCATGTCCAAGGGATGGATTGAAATCGATGATGGCGCTATAGAACCTATTTTGAGTGGAAAGAATTTAATGGCCCCGGGAGTGAAAGATTGCGCAGAGGGCATAAAGAACGGGGATGAAGTAATAATACGGGACTCTGCTGGTAGGGCTTTAGCTGTTGGTATAGCGAGAATGGATTCGGAAGATATGTGCAAATCTACCCATGGGATGGCTGTTAAGATTAGGCACAGTGGCTATGGAAACTGGGAAAAAAGAAAGCAAGCAGAATTGGATGATGTTATAGAAGCTAACATACAGCATCTGGAAAATATAGAAAATAGGGCTGTAAAATTCATTAGAGAAACAAAAATGAGATACGATTTACCTTTAGCTGTTTCATTTAGTGGTGGAAAAGATTCTCTAGCGGTTCTTCTCCTTGCTTTGAAAAGTGGCATGGATTTTCATACATTCTTTTTGAATACTGGCATAGAGCTTCCAGAGACTGTTGAATATGTAAATGAAATTGAGAAAAAATACGGGATAAAAATGGATAGAATAGATGCAGGAAATGCGTTTTGGGGATCTTTAGAGCATTTTGGTCCTCCTGGACGAGATTATAGATGGTGCTGCAAAGTAACTAAACTTGGCCCAACAACCAAGTATATACTTGAAAATTATCCATCTGGATTACTCACACTCATAGGACAGAGAAGATATGAAAGTATGGAGAGAATGAGAAAGGGAAATATTTGGAGAAACGAATGGGTGCCAAATCAATTATCTGCAAGTCCCATTCAAAACTGGAGTTCATTAGAAGTTTGGCTTTATATACTCTGGAAGAGGGCACCGATAAATGTATGGTATAAGAGAGGGTTGACAAGAATTGGATGCTATTTGTGTCCATCTTCAGATCTTGCAGATTTTGAAATTGTGGGAAAATACTTTGATGGCATAGATGGATGGTTCTCGTATTTAAAAGATTATGCGAAAGAAAATGGGATCTCTGAAAAATGGGTTCAATCTTCTTGGCGCTGGAAAAACCCACCGCGGTGGGCAGGAGGCATAAAGGTAGAGAGAGATAAACTTCATGTGGAATTTGTGGGCGATGAGTGGAAAGAGGTAAGGTTTGATAGAGAAATTGATGAAGAAAGAATGCTCAATATTCTCTATGCCTTACCTGAAGGTTCTTTTAGGTATGATAAAAAATTAGAAGTTTCTGGGAATTTTGTAAAAGAAGCAAAATCTTTAATAATACGCTCTCAGGAGTGCATTGGATGCGGTATATGTCTTGGGAGATGTCCTGTTGGGGCTTTATATCTTGAAAATGGAAAGATAGCAATAAAAGAAGAGAAATGTATACATTGCTTGGACTGCCTTGGAAAATGTCCCGCAGAGGAATTTTAG
- a CDS encoding ribbon-helix-helix domain-containing protein, translating to MNGTRLTIRLSDVELDEIDDFLARHPEYRNRSEFIRNALMSYIKMADRGLLKDSGLKVEMEDRILSVLEDYVDYKYFKDMGDLITYVLRILVSNGELARILKSYTRGLSSLRLSEGEKEKNPLPYK from the coding sequence ATGAATGGTACCAGACTGACTATTAGGCTGTCAGACGTGGAGCTTGATGAGATTGATGATTTTCTAGCTAGACATCCAGAGTACAGAAATCGCTCTGAGTTCATAAGAAATGCCTTGATGTCCTACATAAAAATGGCAGATAGGGGATTATTGAAGGACTCTGGGCTAAAGGTGGAGATGGAAGACAGGATCTTGAGTGTACTTGAGGACTATGTAGATTACAAATATTTCAAGGATATGGGGGATTTAATAACTTATGTGCTTAGGATTCTGGTATCCAACGGGGAGCTTGCCAGAATTTTAAAATCATACACCCGGGGGCTATCATCTTTAAGATTAAGTGAGGGTGAGAAGGAGAAGAACCCTTTGCCTTATAAATGA
- the dcd gene encoding dCTP deaminase, translating into MLSDRDIATAMKKGEIDIKGFREENMTPNGYDLTIGEIMIPSKNLHIKEGEIKIPSLTRFLVGSKEYIKLDENHAAQIWIKSRWARRGVLASFGVVDAGFEGILTMGAFATEEIVIKIGDKFAQISFFDLKSPAHKTYAERSGNYQKQKSIKI; encoded by the coding sequence ATGCTTTCTGACAGAGATATAGCCACGGCAATGAAAAAAGGAGAGATTGACATAAAAGGTTTTAGAGAAGAAAATATGACTCCAAACGGGTATGATCTAACGATTGGAGAAATAATGATTCCGAGCAAGAATTTGCATATAAAGGAAGGAGAGATAAAAATCCCATCTTTAACAAGATTCCTGGTGGGGAGTAAAGAGTATATAAAATTAGATGAAAATCATGCAGCGCAAATATGGATAAAGAGCAGGTGGGCTAGAAGGGGTGTTTTAGCATCCTTTGGAGTTGTTGATGCAGGATTTGAAGGAATACTAACAATGGGTGCCTTTGCTACAGAGGAAATAGTTATAAAAATAGGAGATAAGTTTGCACAAATAAGCTTCTTCGACCTAAAATCTCCTGCCCACAAAACATATGCTGAAAGGTCAGGTAATTATCAAAAACAAAAAAGTATAAAGATATAA